A genomic region of Aureimonas populi contains the following coding sequences:
- a CDS encoding sensor histidine kinase — translation MAFPRWLMPATIRSQMFFVILLAVVTVVTIGDYADLVQDALFPVEDIDTIADRAVMVAELMSEANAQERAWLLERASRTGLDLSLVDPDALQSMIASSPAPRLVDRWVAWLFPPDARLSPGGQWIVIDGRRAIALPIDPQSLLIVRDLPEAIETDDFTTPFTYYILSILTLLVLLSFYAARAIARPIDRIVAELDRTDGVAAERDIEEKGTIEVVKLARALNGMRRRIRSMVDMRMRMLRSVSHDLRTPLTRLRLRAERLDEEPRRAMIADIDRIDALVAETLDYLRLDAQGEGEERVDITSLLRTIESDFADVGFDVRYEGPERVIGMCKPNSLARAVTNLCDNAVKFGRTAVVSLDRSDKIIRIDVADDGPGIPPEKRALVMEPFFKLDAARGAGSGRGFGLGLSIVADIVKAHGGTMEFHDRQPRGLIVRLLLPVR, via the coding sequence ATGGCCTTCCCGCGATGGCTCATGCCGGCGACGATCCGCAGCCAGATGTTCTTCGTCATTCTCCTCGCCGTCGTCACTGTCGTGACGATCGGCGATTACGCCGACCTCGTGCAGGACGCGCTGTTTCCCGTCGAGGACATCGACACGATCGCTGATCGTGCCGTGATGGTCGCCGAGCTCATGTCGGAGGCGAATGCGCAGGAGCGGGCCTGGCTGCTCGAACGCGCTTCCCGGACCGGTCTCGACCTCTCATTGGTCGATCCGGACGCGCTCCAGTCCATGATCGCCTCTTCTCCCGCCCCGCGCCTCGTGGACCGCTGGGTCGCCTGGCTGTTCCCCCCCGACGCCCGTCTCTCTCCCGGCGGGCAGTGGATCGTGATCGACGGCCGCAGGGCGATCGCGCTACCAATCGACCCACAGTCGCTCCTGATCGTGCGCGATCTCCCCGAGGCGATCGAGACCGACGACTTCACCACTCCCTTTACCTACTACATCCTCTCGATCCTGACCCTCCTCGTCCTCCTCTCCTTCTATGCCGCGCGGGCCATCGCCCGCCCGATCGACCGCATCGTCGCGGAACTCGACCGCACCGACGGGGTCGCGGCGGAGCGCGATATCGAGGAGAAGGGCACCATCGAGGTCGTGAAGCTGGCGCGCGCGCTGAACGGGATGCGAAGGCGGATCCGCAGCATGGTCGACATGCGCATGCGCATGTTGCGCAGCGTCAGCCACGATCTGCGCACGCCGCTGACGCGCCTTCGCCTGAGGGCGGAGCGCCTGGACGAGGAGCCGCGCCGGGCCATGATCGCCGACATCGACCGCATCGACGCCCTCGTCGCCGAGACGCTCGACTATCTGCGCCTCGACGCGCAGGGCGAGGGCGAGGAACGGGTCGATATCACCAGCCTTCTGCGAACCATCGAATCCGACTTCGCCGATGTCGGCTTCGATGTCCGCTACGAGGGGCCGGAGCGCGTCATCGGCATGTGCAAGCCCAACTCGCTGGCCAGGGCCGTCACCAATCTTTGCGACAACGCGGTGAAGTTCGGCCGGACAGCCGTCGTGTCGCTCGATCGCTCCGACAAAATCATCAGGATCGACGTCGCCGACGACGGACCGGGGATTCCACCCGAGAAGCGAGCCCTCGTGATGGAGCCGTTCTTCAAGCTCGACGCGGCGCGCGGTGCCGGTTCGGGCCGAGGCTTCGGCCTCGGCTTGTCCATCGTCGCCGACATCGTGAAGGCCCATGGCGGGACGATGGAGTTCCACGACCGCCAGCCGCGCGGCCTGATCGTGCGTCTGCTGCTGCCTGTGCGGTAG
- a CDS encoding methyltransferase family protein, with translation MSQTALRRSLAATQSRRKLRIRLAILFLSPLLLLATGPWEPGSWQRRSMEDIGVLLIFVAILGRAWSILYIGGRKTRDLVATGPYSVTRNPLYFFSFMALAGLGAQTGSFAIILVLLAAAWAIFLPVVHREEAALGEAHGRRFETYRASVPRFLPNPRLWTNAGEIRVDPAIWARTVLDSSFFLLLVPLIRGIGWMQFSLFGPHLILLF, from the coding sequence ATGTCCCAGACCGCCCTGCGACGAAGCCTTGCCGCGACGCAGTCCCGCCGGAAGCTGAGAATCCGCCTCGCGATCCTCTTTCTATCGCCGCTTCTCCTGCTGGCGACCGGCCCCTGGGAGCCCGGCTCCTGGCAGCGCCGGTCGATGGAGGATATCGGCGTTCTCCTGATCTTCGTCGCCATCCTCGGACGGGCGTGGAGCATCCTTTATATCGGTGGCCGGAAGACCCGCGACCTGGTCGCCACCGGCCCCTATTCGGTGACGCGCAACCCGCTCTACTTCTTCTCCTTCATGGCCCTCGCCGGCCTCGGCGCCCAGACGGGCAGCTTCGCCATCATACTGGTGCTGCTGGCGGCCGCCTGGGCGATCTTCCTGCCGGTGGTCCATCGGGAGGAAGCGGCGCTCGGCGAGGCGCACGGCAGGCGTTTCGAGACATATCGCGCATCGGTCCCCCGCTTCCTCCCGAACCCGCGCCTCTGGACGAACGCAGGCGAGATCAGGGTAGACCCCGCCATATGGGCCCGGACGGTCCTGGACTCCTCGTTCTTCCTCCTCCTGGTCCCCCTCATCCGGGGCATCGGCTGGATGCAGTTCTCCCTCTTCGGCCCGCATCTGATCCTGCTTTTCTGA